The following proteins are encoded in a genomic region of Glycine soja cultivar W05 chromosome 17, ASM419377v2, whole genome shotgun sequence:
- the LOC114392627 gene encoding gibberellin 3-beta-dioxygenase 1-like encodes MATTLSEAYRDHPLHLHHIIPLDFSSLRTLPDSHAWPQSEDGDGDDDNHGIGSPIPIIDLMDPNAMELIGLACENWGAFQLKNHGIPLSVVEEVEEEAKRLFALPADRKLKALRSATGATGYGRARISPFFPKHMWHEGFTIMGSPCDDAKKIWPNDYAPFCTIMDNYQKQMKALADKLAHMIFNLLGGISEEQKRWINGSTNNLCEAVQLNFYPRCPEPNRAMGLAPHTDTSLLTILHQSQTNGLQIFKEGAGWVPVHPHPSSLVVHTGDILHILSNSRFRCALHRVMVNSARERYSVAYFYGPPVDHVVSPLVLDSLPRFRSLTVKEYIGIKAKNLRGALSLISMLKN; translated from the exons ATGGCCACTACTCTTTCTGAAGCCTATAGGGACCACCCTCTCCACCTTCATCATATTATCCCCTTAGACTTTTCTTCACTTAGGACCTTACCTGATTCGCATGCATGGCCTCAATCTGAAGatggtgatggtgatgatgataaTCATGGAATTGGATCACCCATACCCATCATAGACCTAATGGATCCTAATGCCATGGAACTCATAGGCCTTGCTTGTGAGAATTGGGGTGCTTTCCAATTGAAGAACCATGGCATACCCTTGAGTGTTGTTGAAGAGGTTGAAGAAGAGGCAAAGAGGCTCTTTGCCCTCCCCGCCGACCGGAAACTCAAGGCGTTGAGATCGGCCACCGGTGCCACCGGGTACGGCCGAGCTCGGATATCGCCATTCTTCCCCAAGCACATGTGGCATGAAGGATTTACCATCATGGGGTCTCCAtgtgatgatgccaaaaagatTTGGCCTAATGACTATGCACCCTTTTG CACTATAATGGACAATTACCAGAAGCAAATGAAGGCTCTAGCAGATAAGCTAGCACACATGATATTCAACTTATTGGGGGGCATTTCTGAGGAGCAAAAAAGGTGGATTAATGGTTCAACCAACAACCTCTGTGAAGCTGTTCAGCTAAACTTCTACCCTCGTTGTCCTGAGCCAAACCGAGCCATGGGGCTAGCCCCTCACACTGACACTTCCCTTCTCACAATCCTCCACCAAAGCCAAACCAATGGCCTCCAAATCTTCAAGGAAGGGGCAGGGTGGGTCCCTGTGCACCCTCACCCTAGCAGCCTTGTTGTTCACACTGGTGACATTCTTCACATCTTGTCCAACTCAAGGTTTAGATGTGCATTGCATCGTGTCATGGTGAATAGCGCAAGGGAAAGATACTCAGTGGCTTATTTCTATGGTCCCCCTGTGGATCATGTGGTTTCTCCTTTGGTTCTTGATTCCTTGCCTCGTTTTCGTTCCTTGACTGTGAAGGAGTATATTGGTATTAAGGCCAAGAACCTTCGGGGAGCATTGTCTTTGATTAGTATgcttaaaaactaa